From the Pleurodeles waltl isolate 20211129_DDA chromosome 6, aPleWal1.hap1.20221129, whole genome shotgun sequence genome, the window tgagatctgattcctcgaaaaattatgaaaaaaaggaaaaggggtcagAGTACATACTGATCCTTTACCTCTTTTGCACTTTGGAGGCattagatttattattcctactccactATTAGCGACAgtagagaaaatgttggactttgaatGGATTACAGAtaagaatacaagtccaaatcatgcaataaaaatatttcagtatctaataaaaatgttatttaattatagtacgtagaaaaatatattttagaaaaaaatgaatttataaacataaaataaaacttaaataaGGGACTAATTACATTCACTTGccaaagaaaaagaataataacattttaaaacaagTACCAAgttatttaattaaaataaatatttaacattaaGACATTTTGTATAAATTATTCCATAGACAAAATTTCAAAGAGACTTACCATTAAAATAATCATGGattcaaataaaacagcgaatTAGGATAATAAGTAAAACAGTAATATTATACATAGTGAATTACCAATTCATCAATTACATATAAATAACAATTGCTATATAAAATATTAAACTTCAATTCCTGCCCACCTTATTTCACACAAAAATAacacattattaaaaaataaatgtgtaataaACCTATAAATGTTAAAACACATATTAAAGGGactcaaacaccacaaacataaTTATGAAATTAAGTAATTTGCATAGTTAATACTCAAATACCATttaaattatataaataaatatatattaatattagatttaaatacatgttttacttaccttccTACCCCATTCTGTTACAAACCCACTAACCTGTTACTATAATATATAGCTTATTATTACCAGTAATACAATTTTTTAACTAAAAAGGATAACAATTCAACAATGTGCATAGTtagcaaaaaaaaataatgtatttacaaTTAAAAACTAATCATCATTAGATTTAAATTATTTcgaatttaattaacttcccaccctattcccctacaaactGAACTACCCACTATTATGCTATAAATtgataaataaatgtattaatttgaGAAATTAGGTTGTCGGTTGAGTAAGGTGTAAACCCCACTCAAGAAACAGCCGCAATCATTGTCAAggtaaaacacaagcaaaccccatattaacctgtactcaaccttTTGGtaacctggcacaaaagcagtcaggcttaacttagagtcaatgtgtaatacataagtatttatgcagcacacaaacattaatagagtgaaaacataacacaagatcccacaccaatttagaaattagAGGAAATTTTAATAGAtcatttaacaccaaaatgacaaaatcccatTAATAGAACTAGATATATGTGATTTTTAATATTTCGATATAAATAGGAATTGGAAGCATAAAGCAGCAACTGTGGTGATCTgatcacaccagacagtgacacagtcacaagttcaggccaactctgATGGAGcataggccagatacagggaccaagttaggcctactgaacaaagtgctttaaatcctggttgcagagtatTGCTAGTCCCTACTTTGAGGATGCATAGCACAGTGGTGGTTCTAAGGGGAGGTTATGTGagggcctgcatcaaggatgcttTGCACAGCAGTTGTTTTGAGGAGCTGTGAGATCCTACGTCACCACGGTTCTGATGCAGAGCTGTGAGGCAAAGTCACCCTGTGTTAATTTTCCTAAGACTACACCAGGGCTTGCAGAGCACCTTCAGCCCTCTTCCAAGGGCACATGATTGGGATGGCACCAATTGGGGGGCAGGACTCACataaggcagagtccaggtgcagggattCAAGGAGGTTGAAGTGATTTCTGACTGATGCATTtgttcaggaggccagccaactagcccttggagtcactctagtggccCTGAGTTCAAGATgtaggtcaagtccttctcactcacGCAAAAGGGTAGCAaagaagcagggcagcagagtagaagTCCTTTATGCAGCAAAGCAACACTGCAGTCCTACTTATGAGCTTCCCACAGATTCAGATGTGTAGTGAAGACTGGGTCGgagggtcccctttttatacctggtacccactttgaagtgAGCATAGCTTTTGGAGTGTTCCTCCTACAGAggggtctggaatttcctgcctccctgccctggtcccagtctgcctgggggcaAAATAGTATAGTGTCAAGTCCTTTGTTCATTAGGTGGGCCAGTCCCTTTAAAAGgtgagtgtggtaggtgacagctccactccCCATTAAGCTAGGATGGCCCTTCTTGCCAGCACACATACCCTCTATTGCAGAGGTCTCCAACTTTCTTATTGTGAGGACAACTTCTTATAAATGAAACCTCTCCTAAACTACTGGCATTCATGTGAATTAATTGGATAAGGGTGCATAATGGTCAATCAATTTAAACTTTGGCCCTCAAAAGCCCAAGTTCTGCTGTCTTGTGCATACTGCTTTAATGGTGGCAGAGCTGCTTAGTTAGAGGTTTTCCCATGGTGTCCCCAAGGAtcagttttttttcccttttgtcttGTTTATGGATGACCTCTGAGGCAAGCATCCTACTGGGGCCGGTTTGCTCTGTAATCCAAGATTTGGGATTACACTACTCTTCTTCGAGAGCCAAGGCCCAAAAACTTCCATTATCTGGCTAGATTACCTAAAGTGCCTTTTGTGATGTaaacaaacaatatttttttgAACCTACACATTATGCCCTTAACTAGGAAGGATGGTGAgcaatattatattttttatagcTTTTCCCAAGTAAACCTAACTGTTCAGCCACTCTCATGCCATTGAGTATTCATGTCAGGCAATTATAAAATACAAATTAGTAAAGAAATAAGGAAATAGGGTGTTACAGAGTCAACatagaaggaaaggaaaaaagattAAGAgaatgaaggagaaaagaaaagaaaagaatgaaaTGAGTGGAGAAAATGAAAGAATGAAAAGGAGATAAAAGCGTGGAGAAAAGCAAAAAGTAAAGGGGgagaaggaaaatgaaaaaaggaaaatgtgAAATAAAGATGGAGAGAAGTACAGAGGAAATAGGAATTAAAAAGAAGGCAAGAAGGAATGAAAGTGTGGTGAGAGAGAGCAAAGCAGGAAAAGGTAAGTATGAAATGGAGAAAAGGAAAGGATAAAAGAAAATGTGATGAAAGAAATGGGTGAAGCATTGAGGAGAAAGAGAAATCAAGAGGGAGAAAGGGTAGCGTAGCAAAGGCAGAAAAGAAACAgtgtaaaatgacaaaaagaaTAGGGTAAATgggagagagagatagaaggaAAGATGAGTAGGAAAAAGGGGAAAGCAGAGAAGGTATGaagaaaagcaagaaaacaagaaaaggaaaaaggagagaaaaaattgAGGAAAGGCAAATAAAAGAAGGGATGGAAATGGAGAGAAAGtggcataaaaaagaaaaaactaagcaATCTAGAGGTGGAGACAAGAAAGAAAGTAGAAAAAGATTAGAATAAAAGTGGGAAAATGTTAAAAGGAAATGAGAAAAGGGACAGGAACACAAGGAAGCAAAGTAAAAACTAAGGAAGAATAAGAGAGTACAAGATAAACAGAAAGGAAAGAGCAAAGGAAAGGGAGAAGAAGTAAACAGGAAGAGCCatataaaagaagaaaaagagaacaagaaaGCTAGAGcaaaaggagagaagaaacaaagtaAATGAgaataagaaataaagaaaaggtgaAAAGAGAGGAACAAGAAGAGAAGCAATGTTGGAAGGGCAAATGAAGACGGAATGTAATGATAGAGGGAAAGAAGGAAAAGTAGATAATGAGAGGAAGAAAGGAGAGATGAGGAGtaaaaggagaaaaagagaagaaaggcgGAAAACAGAAGTGAAAGAtagtataaaaagaaagaaaataatataatatgagaaaaaaaaacacgaaggaaagctgaaaaagaaaacaagaaaacaaaaaagaaaagatgcaCATGTAGCGGAGGGAAATGAAGAAGATATggaaagaaaaaatagagaaagaagaaGAGTCAAAATAGATGAAAatgagaaaaaggagagaaaggtagaatgaaatgagaaaaataaaagctaaaatgagagaaagaaaggaagtaagAAACTCACCCACAGAACTAAGTACAAGTGTAGAACCAACTtgcttacaaaaaataaataattcacaTTAGCTTGAAGGGAAAAGCTTAACTTTGGCATCATTGTACAAGAAGGTAGACTGCACCATCTTGCACTGCCAGTGTCCCAGTCTCATAGGATTTGTTGTGGACTCTTTTAATTAACatactgtatatattttttattttaatttaaaaaaataaaaatggtggaCTCTTTAAAGTTCTGCCAGCTGCATAGTGTCAATTTAACTCACAAGCAATATGGAATGGTAGCTATTCAGAGGAAGCCTGCGGGCTTCTGTTGGTCGGTGATCAATTTGTTGGAGATGCCTGCTCTGGTGTGatgttgtctgggaggaatactcaAATGCCAATtactcctagtcatgtgacccaggaaacaggtggGAGACACTAAATGGTAATTTTCTAAACAtgccattttcagagttgtgacttaaaatccaacttcgccattGAAAAGGGTTTTAGATTACTATTCCTCAGACACTGAACAGGACTTTCCTACCTGCtcgcaaagaaaagtcaacatttattaaatgtaataaggtaacccaatgttatcctgataGGTAGGCCTTCTAAGagcaaaaaacaaatttgacagattttttcactaccacaacatgtaaaacttaaatttacatatctaactttttaaatagactgcaccctaggggtgacatatgtactaagatggaaggtttaggcctgacaacacTGTTTATCAGAGAAGGcaaaggcactttagcactggttaagcagtggtaaattgcagagtcctaaaagccaacacaaatgagttcagaggaaaggagagatgaaggcaaaatatttgggggtgaccctgcggaGGGATCatgtcctgaaaaaaataaaatactaaaattattaaaattacaaactatattttaaaaaatataaaaaatcataCTAAGACTATTAACTAAAATTATATATTAACTATAACATATtcaaataagttttaaaaaatgctaatctattaaaaaacaatattgaaaattgtttttgtttttttaaagatatgatacaccaaaaaaatatatattttgcaaacAACATTCTGTCCAAGATATTTTGGTAGTAACAATGTTTTTCATAATAtttatgtgccatatttaaaactgAACGTTTGGTCCAAACACGATCTCCAAAGATCTGTTATATAGAAAGGATGTAGCTGCTCACCTGTAATAAGTTATTGTAATTGAGTACTAACATTGCAATACCTGCTGCTAGTGTCAGCAGCCTGGGTGAAGGACAGGTCATGTAGCATAAGTACGACCACATTTTAAACAAAGAACATGCGAACTTGTATGTCCTTCATTTGACGCATTGCTCTAAAAAAAGAAATCAGTAGAAACGAGATATTTATTGCAACATTTTTCCTCTATAGGAGATTGAAGGAAAGATAGAGTCTTAGACAGTTACGACACAATCTGAACCACATCATGTTACTGCCCTCCTTGCATTTAACTAAATATCGTTTttgcaaaaaaacctgcattttgaTGTGCTTAATTATTTCTGAGATCCCGCTTTTATTCTTATCTGTATTCATATTTGCACTGGAAGTTATTCTCCTTTGTAGTTGAATGTTTTTCCCGTTCACTACTGCCTATCAAATATCCCCATTCCACAGTATAACAAGAAGCAGGGCTATTTTATCATAGCTGAAATAGCCTTACATTTTTTTCAAAGCTGTAGTCCTGGAGAAGCGGAAGCTTTGGGCTTTGGAGTGAAAATCTGTGATATGTTATAACCTTTCATTGATGTTGAAAGTGGTATTGTAATGATACAGTGTTTCAAACGCAGGCAAAGAAAAAAAGTTATCTGCAGTTTAGTAAAAGACAGCCCTATTGGTGTGTAGGGGGCACCTAAAACAAGGGACGGCTTGTAATAGTGGAGGTGAGCCGCCCCCTGCTCAGAGTCaggcaggcagtgacaaataaaatgataataaaacatatTATATTACAAAAGATAATCGTTCTGTTCATCATACTTTACCATATTAtaaggttgagtcaaaaaaatatatagttcATGATCGTCTAAATcgtgagaatgttttttttttttttttttttacaatatgtgCTCTGCAGAATCATTAAGGATTTGCATATTCAGTTTGAAATGACAAATGATCCTCATTGGGTATTTTATTTTCCAGTGCCGAAAACCATGGTTGGAATAGTTCCCAAGAAAGAAGCCCCAGGGGTGGATTTCTGTGGCGTAGATAAATACTACTACATTGTCCGTTCGGACATGAACTGCTATATGAGGTCGACAAACTTCCATCAGGGGCAAGACCTTAACGTGTACAGCCTCCATCAGTCATGCAAAGGCGGTGATCACTATCTGGCCCACGAAGATGACCTCTTTTACATCATCAAGGGAAACAATTATCGTAGAGTGGCCAACATGAACACTGATAGTGGAGCCGTAGTGTACAGTCTGCACCCAAACTGCCAAGGAGGTGACCATTACTTATCGGCGTTCGGAAACTTCTACATCATTTTCCAGGGTAAAGGCACCTACCGAAGAGTGAAAAACATGAACTCGGATGAAGATGCTGTCGAGTATAAGCTACACCCAAACTGCAAAAACGGACTGTACTATTGGGGGACAAAGGGTTTTTATTACTATGTGAAACCTCATGATGAATGGGGAGTGCAGTACTACAGGTGTACTAATTTTAACACAAACGAAGATGGCGAGCCATTCTCATTTCATTCTGATGTCATCAGCTTCATGCCCGGAGGGTTGGCTGTCACTAAGGGGCCGGCATACGgaacctgggaatgcattaaaaccaTAGCCAATGATTCAAATTCAACAATAGACTGGACTAAGAAAATTACACGTAAGGTGGGGTATGCAAGTCAGAAGATGAAGAGTGTGGAGAAAAGCTGGAACGTATCCATGTCTTACTCTTACAATGCAGGAGATCTGATGGCAGCATTTGTCAAACAGCAGTTTGCATTTAGCACCAGTTTTGGGGGAAAGCGTGTTGATACGGAATCGGAAAACTGGAATGAGGCGACAGAGATAGAAGAATCTGTTAGTATAAAGGTAGAGGCTCACCAAACTGTGTGTGTCTGGCAGTACAAGCTCGGTCTTGGCAAAGAAGACGTGCTCTTCTGCCGTTCTATGAAATTTTCAAATAGCACCTCTCCACCCACTGAAATACCTCTTCCACCTTCCAAGTAACTCAAAGGAAGTGAAACAGCCTTTATAATTCAGGCAATGCCTTTAAACGTAAGTGCCAGGCTGATCAGTACCACATAGATAATTATTTGTACCTTTACatgcatgcctttgccatgcaggtatgtatgtttttttcaaatacaatagaccctgatttagagttcggcggatgggttactcttgtCCACCGTATTTCAAGTGTCATTGGATAGAACACACTTGTCATATGACAGGCAGGATAGCTATAacagttgtgatggaataacctatCCGTTTAACTCATACTCATGCCCATAactatatatgtttttaaattgagtttagatacaagtagaggtaaagggagttaaGGGTAATGTTAGGGGTTGGTTGTG encodes:
- the LOC138299648 gene encoding uncharacterized protein; amino-acid sequence: MVGIVPKKEAPGVDFCGVDKYYYIVRSDMNCYMRSTNFHQGQDLNVYSLHQSCKGGDHYLAHEDDLFYIIKGNNYRRVANMNTDSGAVVYSLHPNCQGGDHYLSAFGNFYIIFQGKGTYRRVKNMNSDEDAVEYKLHPNCKNGLYYWGTKGFYYYVKPHDEWGVQYYRCTNFNTNEDGEPFSFHSDVISFMPGGLAVTKGPAYGTWECIKTIANDSNSTIDWTKKITRKVGYASQKMKSVEKSWNVSMSYSYNAGDLMAAFVKQQFAFSTSFGGKRVDTESENWNEATEIEESVSIKVEAHQTVCVWQYKLGLGKEDVLFCRSMKFSNSTSPPTEIPLPPSK